The Candidatus Aramenus sp. CH1 genome includes a region encoding these proteins:
- a CDS encoding Hsp20/alpha crystallin family protein: MASKKRKSIFDFDPFEDMEEMIKRIQEEFDEIERQMMEMTKKGGGEVRTYGPYVYGFSITMGPNGKPIIEEFGNIKRMGNKPLISEEREPIVDVIEKGDEIRVVAEMPGVDKNNIKVNVDDNTLVIQAQSEDKKYYKELELPAPVDENSAKANYKNGVLEIVLKKVKKSSGKEIKVE; this comes from the coding sequence ATGGCGAGCAAGAAGAGAAAGAGTATATTTGATTTTGACCCCTTTGAGGACATGGAGGAGATGATAAAGAGGATCCAGGAGGAGTTCGACGAAATAGAGAGGCAGATGATGGAAATGACAAAGAAAGGCGGAGGAGAAGTGAGGACTTACGGACCTTACGTTTACGGCTTCAGCATAACCATGGGCCCTAACGGCAAGCCCATCATTGAGGAGTTCGGGAACATAAAGAGGATGGGCAACAAGCCCTTGATCAGCGAGGAGAGGGAGCCCATAGTCGACGTGATAGAGAAGGGCGACGAAATCAGGGTTGTTGCGGAGATGCCAGGAGTGGACAAGAACAACATCAAGGTAAACGTAGACGACAACACGCTTGTCATACAAGCCCAGTCAGAGGACAAGAAGTACTACAAGGAACTGGAGCTTCCCGCGCCTGTCGACGAGAACTCTGCCAAGGCGAACTACAAGAACGGAGTTTTAGAGATAGTCCTAAAGAAGGTCAAGAAGAGCTCTGGGAAAGAGATAAAAGTTGAATGA